A part of Thermotoga petrophila RKU-1 genomic DNA contains:
- a CDS encoding HEAT repeat domain-containing protein — MSDEKRRKKEELIERIVSEKGEEAFPKLLELLEDEDPEVKEIVSEVFYRLGDRAREFLFNEIQKRRERGFEKNDITNLYIIDILGDLGEKRMKNVLYELMEKYDSEEALLIIYEALAKIGEGEVFLPELEYLMFEDAYRKELCEQVAMVLANIPTERSLRILLKALKNKEFSEGQKEFFRRAVEMILYRKPELSKYVTDEERKELGL; from the coding sequence ATGAGTGACGAAAAAAGGAGAAAGAAAGAAGAACTGATAGAGAGAATCGTGAGTGAAAAGGGAGAGGAAGCGTTTCCGAAACTGCTTGAGCTTCTGGAGGACGAAGACCCGGAAGTGAAAGAAATCGTCTCTGAAGTCTTCTACAGACTCGGTGATCGGGCAAGGGAGTTTCTCTTCAACGAAATTCAAAAGAGAAGGGAAAGAGGTTTCGAGAAGAACGACATCACGAATCTCTACATAATCGATATACTCGGAGATCTCGGTGAAAAAAGAATGAAGAACGTTCTTTACGAACTCATGGAAAAGTACGACTCGGAAGAAGCACTTCTCATTATATACGAAGCGCTCGCTAAAATAGGAGAAGGGGAAGTCTTCCTGCCGGAACTGGAATACCTGATGTTCGAGGATGCCTACAGAAAGGAACTTTGCGAACAGGTGGCGATGGTGCTTGCCAACATTCCAACGGAGAGATCCCTGAGAATCCTCCTGAAGGCTCTGAAGAACAAAGAGTTTTCGGAAGGCCAGAAGGAGTTCTTTAGAAGGGCAGTGGAGATGATTCTGTACAGAAAACCGGAGCTTTCTAAGTATGTGACCGATGAGGAAAGAAAGGAGCTGGGATTATAG
- the gltA gene encoding NADPH-dependent glutamate synthase: MKNRKTPMKEQSPESRRRNFEEVALGYTLEEAVAEAQRCLQCPTHPCVSGCPVGIDIPGFIRKLREGKLEESYRILKSYNNLPAVCGRVCPQEVQCESRCVVGKMKDSEPVAIGRLERFVADWAAENLEEEVKPLAGSKKEKVAVVGSGPAGLTAAADLAKMGYHVDVFEAFHKPGGVLVYGIPEFRLPKGIVEREVNYIRKLGVNFYLNTVVGKTVKVKELLSEYDAVFIGTGAGTPKFMGIPGTNLNGVYSANEFLTRVNLMKAYLFPEYDTPIRVGKKVAVIGAGNTAMDAARSALRLGAEKVYIVYRRTEREMPARREEYHHALEEGIEFLWLTLPIRYIGDANGNVEAVECVRMELKEADGSGRPRPVPIEGSNFILEVDMVIEAIGQGPNRVLLSEFPGLKLNEHGYIKADEDTGATSVKGVFAGGDIVTGAATVIKAMGAGKKAAQFIHSYLTGEWNPWQK, encoded by the coding sequence ATGAAAAACAGAAAAACTCCGATGAAGGAACAATCACCGGAATCGAGGAGAAGGAACTTCGAAGAAGTAGCGCTCGGCTACACGCTCGAAGAGGCTGTGGCGGAGGCTCAGAGGTGTCTTCAGTGTCCCACACATCCGTGCGTCTCCGGATGTCCTGTGGGAATCGACATTCCCGGCTTCATAAGGAAACTCAGAGAGGGAAAACTCGAGGAATCTTACAGAATTCTCAAAAGCTACAACAACCTTCCCGCGGTCTGTGGAAGAGTCTGTCCCCAGGAAGTTCAATGTGAGTCGAGGTGTGTCGTGGGAAAAATGAAAGACAGCGAACCCGTTGCGATCGGAAGGCTGGAACGATTCGTCGCGGACTGGGCAGCCGAGAACCTCGAAGAAGAAGTGAAACCTCTGGCCGGGTCAAAAAAGGAGAAAGTCGCCGTCGTTGGTTCAGGTCCAGCGGGACTGACAGCTGCGGCAGACCTCGCGAAGATGGGATACCACGTTGACGTTTTTGAAGCTTTTCACAAACCGGGTGGTGTTCTCGTGTATGGAATTCCGGAGTTTCGTCTTCCAAAGGGGATCGTTGAAAGAGAAGTCAACTACATAAGGAAACTCGGGGTTAACTTCTATCTCAACACGGTTGTTGGTAAGACTGTCAAAGTGAAAGAGCTCCTTTCGGAGTACGACGCCGTCTTCATAGGTACCGGTGCGGGAACACCGAAATTCATGGGAATTCCGGGAACGAATCTGAACGGAGTGTACTCCGCCAACGAGTTTCTCACGAGGGTCAATCTCATGAAAGCCTATCTCTTCCCTGAGTACGACACACCCATCCGTGTGGGAAAGAAGGTGGCTGTGATAGGAGCTGGAAACACTGCTATGGATGCGGCAAGAAGCGCGCTCAGATTAGGAGCCGAAAAGGTGTACATTGTCTACAGGAGAACGGAACGTGAGATGCCCGCCAGAAGAGAGGAATACCACCATGCACTGGAGGAAGGAATTGAGTTTCTGTGGCTCACTCTCCCGATACGATACATCGGGGACGCCAACGGAAACGTGGAAGCCGTGGAGTGCGTAAGGATGGAGCTGAAGGAAGCAGACGGTTCGGGAAGGCCAAGACCTGTTCCCATCGAGGGAAGCAACTTCATTCTCGAGGTTGACATGGTGATAGAAGCTATAGGGCAGGGTCCAAACAGGGTGCTTCTCTCTGAGTTCCCAGGCTTGAAACTGAACGAACACGGATACATCAAAGCGGACGAGGACACAGGAGCAACGAGCGTGAAAGGCGTCTTCGCAGGTGGAGACATCGTAACAGGTGCAGCGACGGTGATAAAGGCCATGGGAGCTGGAAAGAAAGCGGCGCAGTTCATCCACTCTTACCTCACAGGGGAATGGAACCCATGGCAAAAGTGA
- the nadX gene encoding aspartate dehydrogenase, whose protein sequence is MTVLIIGMGNIGKKLAELRNFEKIYVYDRISKDIPGVVYLNEFQVPPDVSTVVECASPEAVKEYSFQILKSPVNYIIISTSAFADEVFRERFFNELKNSPARVFFPSGAIGGLDVLSSIKDFVENVRIETIKHPKSLGLDLKGKTVVFEGSVEEASKLFPRNINVASTIGLVVGFEKVKVTIVADPDANHNVHIVRISSAIGNYEFKIENIPSPENPKTSMLTVYSILRTLRNLESKIVFG, encoded by the coding sequence ATGACTGTTCTGATCATCGGAATGGGAAATATTGGAAAAAAACTCGCAGAACTGAGAAATTTCGAGAAAATCTACGTTTACGACAGGATCTCAAAAGACATCCCAGGAGTTGTTTACCTCAATGAATTTCAGGTTCCCCCAGATGTCAGCACGGTTGTCGAATGCGCTTCTCCAGAAGCCGTTAAAGAATACTCGTTTCAGATCCTGAAAAGTCCTGTGAACTACATCATAATCAGCACCAGCGCTTTCGCAGACGAAGTCTTCAGGGAAAGGTTTTTCAACGAGCTGAAAAATTCACCAGCCAGGGTCTTTTTCCCATCCGGTGCCATCGGCGGTCTCGATGTTCTCTCTTCCATTAAAGATTTCGTCGAAAACGTCCGCATAGAAACGATAAAACATCCAAAGAGTCTCGGCCTGGATTTGAAAGGCAAAACAGTCGTGTTCGAAGGAAGTGTCGAGGAAGCGTCAAAACTCTTTCCAAGAAACATCAACGTAGCGTCGACTATCGGTCTTGTAGTGGGCTTTGAAAAGGTAAAGGTAACAATAGTAGCAGATCCTGACGCGAATCACAACGTTCATATAGTGAGAATCTCCTCCGCCATCGGAAACTACGAGTTCAAAATAGAGAACATTCCATCACCAGAAAACCCAAAAACAAGTATGCTAACAGTCTATTCGATTCTCAGAACCTTGAGAAACCTCGAATCAAAAATCGTATTCGGATGA
- the folA gene encoding dihydrofolate reductase yields the protein MAKVIFVLAMDVSGKIASSVEGWNSFEDRKNFREITTEIGNVVMGRVTFEEIGRPLPERLNVVLTRRRRSSNDPSLVFFNGSPGDVVKFLEGKGYEKVAVIGGKTVFTEFLREKLVDELFVTVEPYVFGKGIPFFDEFEGYFPLKLLEMRRLNERGTLFLKYSVEKSHR from the coding sequence ATGGCAAAAGTGATTTTCGTTCTTGCGATGGACGTCTCCGGAAAAATAGCTTCCTCTGTTGAAGGCTGGAACTCATTTGAGGACAGAAAAAATTTCAGAGAGATCACCACAGAGATCGGAAACGTTGTGATGGGAAGGGTCACATTCGAAGAAATAGGAAGACCTCTTCCAGAGAGGCTGAACGTTGTTTTGACGAGAAGACGCAGGTCTTCCAACGATCCTTCACTTGTTTTTTTCAACGGTTCACCTGGGGATGTGGTAAAATTCCTCGAAGGAAAAGGCTACGAAAAGGTGGCTGTCATAGGAGGAAAGACCGTGTTCACGGAATTTCTGAGAGAAAAACTGGTAGATGAGCTTTTCGTCACCGTCGAACCGTACGTGTTCGGGAAGGGAATACCTTTCTTCGATGAATTCGAAGGTTACTTTCCTTTGAAACTTCTGGAGATGAGGCGTTTGAACGAAAGAGGCACACTTTTTCTCAAATATTCTGTAGAAAAATCGCACCGTTAG
- a CDS encoding ABC transporter ATP-binding protein has protein sequence MKKSYGKKKVLDGVSFSLEKGKSLGIVGQNSAGKTTLLKILATILKPDEGRLFLFEKDALKDLSYIRKRIAFVPEFPALLEELTVRENLLFFSRLRGVKMESFIVSEFMLEPFMGTLVRNASKGVKQRTALAAALFGNPELLILDEPTSGLDVESASIVRSKLKRLKEEGITVIISSHIREDIEELCDEILVINGESGGSNLERDR, from the coding sequence TTGAAAAAATCTTACGGGAAGAAGAAGGTTCTGGATGGAGTTTCGTTTTCTCTCGAGAAAGGAAAATCCCTCGGCATTGTTGGACAGAATTCTGCGGGGAAGACCACTCTTTTGAAGATACTCGCCACCATCCTGAAACCGGACGAAGGAAGACTCTTTCTCTTCGAAAAAGACGCACTGAAGGACCTGTCGTACATTCGAAAGAGAATAGCCTTCGTTCCCGAGTTCCCTGCTCTGCTTGAAGAACTCACAGTTCGTGAGAACCTTCTTTTCTTTTCCAGACTCAGAGGGGTGAAGATGGAAAGCTTCATTGTCTCTGAGTTCATGCTGGAACCTTTCATGGGAACCCTTGTTCGAAACGCTTCAAAAGGCGTGAAACAGAGAACGGCTCTTGCAGCGGCTCTATTTGGAAACCCTGAACTTCTGATCCTCGACGAGCCGACCAGCGGTCTCGACGTTGAATCGGCCAGCATCGTCAGGAGTAAACTGAAACGACTCAAAGAAGAAGGAATCACGGTGATAATATCTTCTCACATAAGGGAGGACATCGAAGAACTCTGCGACGAAATTCTGGTGATCAACGGTGAGAGTGGGGGGAGCAATCTTGAACGAGATCGTTAA
- a CDS encoding sulfide/dihydroorotate dehydrogenase-like FAD/NAD-binding protein translates to MNEIVKKTKIAEDVFDFWVHSPSVSKEAGPGQFVVIRLHEKGERIPLTVADTRPEKGLFRMVVKVVGKTTHELSLKKEGDTILDVVGPLGNPSEIKNYGNVLLVGGGVGIATLYPIAKALKNVGNNITTVLGARTKDYLIMVDEFKKISDVLLVTDDGSAGMKGVVTDAMDKLFRERKFDICWAVGPTIMMKFCTLKAREFGVPIWVSLNPIMVDGTGMCGACRVTVSGQIKFACVDGPEFRGEEVDWDELLKRLAQYREQEKISYERFLRAAGESE, encoded by the coding sequence TTGAACGAGATCGTTAAGAAGACGAAAATCGCAGAAGATGTGTTCGATTTCTGGGTTCATTCACCCTCTGTTTCAAAAGAAGCGGGACCGGGGCAATTTGTTGTGATAAGGCTCCACGAAAAGGGAGAGCGAATCCCTCTAACAGTGGCCGACACAAGGCCCGAGAAAGGACTGTTCAGGATGGTCGTGAAGGTCGTCGGAAAAACCACTCACGAGCTTTCTCTGAAAAAAGAAGGGGACACCATTCTCGATGTGGTGGGACCTCTCGGGAACCCGAGTGAGATCAAAAACTACGGGAACGTCCTGCTCGTGGGTGGAGGAGTGGGAATAGCGACGCTCTATCCCATAGCGAAAGCGCTGAAAAACGTGGGGAACAACATCACAACCGTTCTCGGTGCAAGAACGAAAGACTACTTGATCATGGTGGATGAATTCAAAAAGATATCCGATGTTCTGCTTGTAACGGACGACGGAAGCGCTGGAATGAAAGGTGTCGTAACGGACGCGATGGATAAACTCTTCAGGGAGAGAAAGTTCGATATCTGCTGGGCTGTTGGACCCACCATCATGATGAAATTCTGCACGCTGAAAGCAAGAGAATTCGGAGTTCCGATATGGGTCTCTCTAAACCCGATAATGGTGGACGGAACGGGAATGTGCGGTGCCTGCAGGGTCACGGTTTCTGGTCAGATCAAGTTCGCCTGTGTGGACGGCCCCGAGTTCAGGGGAGAAGAAGTGGACTGGGACGAACTTCTGAAAAGGCTCGCACAGTACAGAGAGCAGGAAAAGATCTCGTACGAAAGATTTTTGAGAGCGGCAGGTGAATCAGAATGA
- a CDS encoding AAA family ATPase, producing the protein MRPERLTVRNFLGLKNVDIEFQSGITVVEGPNGAGKSSLFEAISFALFGNGIRYPNSYDYVNKNATDGTARLVFQFERGGKRYEIIREINALQRKHNAKLSEILENGKKAAIAAKPASVKQEVEKILGIEHRTFIRTVFLPQGEIDKLLTSPPSEITEIISDVFQSKETLEKLEKLLKEKMKKLENEISSLQALYAASWKYLEENDLEVLKSELKTVSEKKKELLKKREELQKEEEQLKRLLEKYRELVKKKERLKALSLRKNELQKEVVHEQKVKKAKELEPLFRELYLRQREFERLSQDLNSREERYKELEKKKEAISKEIPVHRERLSKLEEMAEKINEELDLLEKVLKASRPLLEQRIRLKENLIRLEEEIRRLVGEKEKRKKELFSIEKTENETKDELEKLLEELSVLKKDHMKWLAYQIASSLNEGDTCPVCGGVFHGKVEAVEFNVDELEKLDQKRSELENTLNVLKERKKSLSSLIEDLLMKTEEGKKNLKSIRNQIEKIEEELHRLGYSEDLEEKLDEKRKKLRKIEEERHSISQKITAADVQISQIENQLKEIKGEIEAKRETLKEQREEMDQLKRDFFDRLGEIGIGFEEFRILVKEEVKDAEKELGIVETEIRLLEGSLKELESENVRDVSEDYERVRNQLEALSQEISDLERKEGRLNHLIEETLRRERELKSLEKKLKELSDEYNNLDLLRKYLFDKSNFSRYFTGRVLEAVLKRTKAYLDILTNGRFDIDFDDEKGGFIIKDWGIERPARGLSGGERALISISLAMSLAEVASGRLDAFFIDEGFSSLDTENKEKIASVLKELERLNKVIVFITHDREFSEAFDRKLRIMGGVVVNE; encoded by the coding sequence GTGAGGCCTGAAAGACTCACCGTTAGAAACTTTCTTGGACTGAAAAATGTCGATATAGAGTTCCAGAGCGGAATAACGGTTGTAGAGGGTCCGAACGGTGCCGGAAAGTCGTCCCTCTTCGAAGCCATTTCTTTTGCACTTTTCGGGAACGGGATAAGGTATCCCAACTCGTACGATTACGTGAACAAGAACGCCACCGATGGAACTGCCCGTCTCGTGTTTCAATTCGAACGTGGAGGGAAAAGATACGAAATCATAAGAGAGATAAATGCCCTGCAGAGAAAACACAACGCGAAGCTCTCCGAGATACTGGAAAACGGAAAGAAAGCGGCCATAGCAGCAAAACCTGCCAGCGTTAAGCAGGAAGTGGAAAAAATTCTGGGAATAGAACACAGAACCTTCATAAGAACGGTTTTCCTCCCACAGGGAGAAATAGACAAGCTTTTGACTTCTCCTCCATCGGAGATCACCGAGATCATCTCCGATGTTTTCCAAAGCAAAGAAACACTCGAAAAGCTGGAAAAACTCCTCAAAGAGAAGATGAAAAAGTTGGAGAACGAGATATCCTCCCTGCAAGCTCTCTACGCCGCCAGCTGGAAGTATCTGGAAGAGAACGATCTGGAAGTTCTGAAGAGCGAGCTGAAAACCGTCTCGGAGAAAAAGAAAGAACTTCTCAAAAAAAGAGAAGAACTCCAGAAGGAAGAAGAGCAGCTCAAGAGGCTCCTTGAAAAATATCGGGAACTCGTGAAAAAGAAAGAGAGGCTCAAGGCGCTCTCTCTGAGAAAGAACGAATTGCAAAAAGAAGTGGTCCACGAGCAGAAGGTGAAAAAAGCGAAGGAACTGGAACCGCTCTTTCGAGAACTCTACCTCAGACAGAGGGAATTTGAGAGGCTCTCACAGGATTTGAACAGCAGGGAAGAGAGATACAAAGAACTCGAAAAGAAAAAGGAAGCGATCTCAAAAGAAATCCCTGTTCACAGGGAAAGACTTTCCAAGCTGGAGGAGATGGCAGAAAAGATCAACGAAGAACTGGATCTTCTTGAAAAGGTCTTGAAGGCCTCTCGGCCGCTTCTTGAGCAAAGAATAAGATTGAAAGAAAATCTCATAAGGCTCGAGGAAGAGATCAGAAGACTCGTCGGAGAAAAAGAAAAGAGGAAAAAAGAGCTGTTTTCGATTGAAAAGACAGAGAATGAAACGAAGGATGAGCTGGAAAAACTGCTCGAAGAACTCTCAGTTTTGAAGAAAGACCACATGAAATGGCTGGCCTATCAGATAGCTTCCAGTCTGAACGAAGGTGACACCTGCCCTGTATGCGGTGGAGTGTTCCATGGAAAAGTGGAAGCCGTCGAATTCAATGTCGATGAACTTGAGAAGCTCGATCAAAAAAGAAGCGAACTGGAAAACACCTTGAACGTTCTGAAAGAGAGAAAGAAAAGCCTTTCCAGCCTCATAGAAGATCTTCTGATGAAAACCGAAGAGGGGAAGAAAAATCTGAAGAGCATTCGAAATCAGATTGAAAAAATTGAAGAAGAACTGCACAGATTGGGTTATTCGGAAGATCTGGAGGAAAAACTGGATGAAAAAAGAAAAAAGCTTAGAAAAATAGAAGAAGAGAGGCATTCTATTTCCCAGAAGATCACAGCGGCCGACGTTCAGATTTCGCAGATCGAAAACCAGCTGAAAGAAATAAAAGGAGAGATCGAAGCCAAAAGGGAAACTCTGAAAGAACAGCGCGAAGAGATGGACCAGTTGAAAAGAGATTTCTTCGATCGTTTAGGGGAGATAGGAATCGGCTTTGAAGAGTTCAGGATCCTCGTCAAAGAGGAAGTAAAGGACGCGGAAAAAGAATTGGGAATTGTAGAGACGGAGATCAGGCTTCTTGAGGGAAGCCTAAAGGAGCTCGAATCAGAGAATGTTCGAGATGTGAGTGAAGATTACGAAAGGGTTCGAAATCAACTGGAAGCTCTCTCACAGGAAATATCGGATCTTGAGAGAAAAGAAGGACGGCTCAATCATCTCATCGAAGAAACACTCAGAAGAGAGCGAGAGTTGAAGAGTCTGGAGAAGAAGCTGAAAGAGCTGAGCGATGAATACAACAATCTGGATCTTCTGAGGAAATATCTGTTCGATAAAAGTAACTTCTCAAGATACTTCACAGGGAGAGTTCTCGAAGCGGTCCTGAAAAGAACGAAGGCATATCTCGACATTCTGACGAACGGAAGGTTCGACATAGATTTTGACGACGAAAAAGGTGGTTTCATCATAAAAGATTGGGGCATCGAAAGACCAGCGAGGGGACTTTCCGGTGGAGAAAGAGCTCTCATTTCCATATCTCTTGCCATGTCCCTTGCAGAGGTAGCCTCCGGCAGGCTGGACGCGTTCTTCATCGATGAAGGGTTTTCCAGTCTCGACACGGAGAACAAAGAGAAGATCGCTTCCGTTTTGAAGGAACTCGAAAGATTGAACAAGGTGATCGTTTTCATCACGCACGACAGGGAGTTCTCGGAGGCTTTCGACAGGAAGCTGAGAATAATGGGAGGAGTTGTGGTGAATGAGTGA
- the nadA gene encoding quinolinate synthase NadA, which produces MVDEILKLKKEKGYIILAHNYQIPELQDIADFVGDSLQLARKAMELSEKKILFLGVDFMAELVKILNPDKKVIVPDKSATCPMANRLTPEIIREYREKFPGAPVVLYVNSTSECKTLADVICTSANAVEVVKRLDSSVVIFGPDRNLGEYVAEKTGKKVITIPENGHCPVHQFNAESIDAVRKKYPDAKVIVHPESPKPVRDKADYVGSTGQMEKIPEKDPSRIFVIGTEIGMIHKLKKKFPDREFVPLEMAVCVNMKKNTLENTLHALQTESFEVILPKEVIEKAKKPILRMFELMG; this is translated from the coding sequence ATGGTGGATGAAATTCTCAAACTGAAAAAAGAAAAAGGCTACATCATTCTTGCGCACAACTATCAAATTCCAGAGCTTCAGGACATAGCCGATTTCGTCGGTGATTCTCTTCAGCTCGCAAGGAAGGCTATGGAGCTCTCAGAAAAGAAAATTCTTTTTCTTGGGGTAGATTTCATGGCGGAACTGGTCAAGATACTGAATCCAGACAAAAAAGTGATCGTCCCCGACAAAAGCGCGACCTGTCCCATGGCGAACCGTCTGACACCGGAGATCATCAGAGAGTACAGAGAAAAATTTCCAGGTGCACCGGTGGTTCTCTACGTGAACAGCACGTCCGAATGCAAAACGCTCGCCGACGTTATCTGTACGTCCGCCAACGCCGTGGAAGTTGTAAAGAGACTGGATTCCAGTGTGGTCATCTTTGGTCCGGATAGAAATCTTGGAGAGTACGTCGCAGAAAAAACAGGAAAGAAGGTCATCACGATACCCGAGAACGGTCACTGCCCAGTTCATCAGTTCAACGCTGAATCCATCGACGCTGTGAGGAAGAAATATCCGGATGCCAAAGTAATCGTTCATCCAGAGTCTCCAAAACCAGTGAGAGACAAAGCCGATTACGTGGGAAGCACGGGACAAATGGAAAAGATCCCAGAGAAAGATCCTTCCAGGATCTTTGTGATTGGAACAGAGATAGGGATGATCCACAAACTGAAGAAAAAGTTCCCTGACAGAGAATTCGTGCCGCTCGAAATGGCAGTGTGTGTGAACATGAAGAAAAACACACTGGAGAACACTCTCCACGCTCTACAGACCGAATCTTTCGAGGTAATTCTCCCAAAAGAAGTGATCGAGAAGGCAAAGAAACCGATTCTTCGAATGTTTGAACTCATGGGGTGA
- a CDS encoding bifunctional aspartate carbamoyltransferase catalytic subunit/aspartate carbamoyltransferase regulatory subunit: MKRDFLGRTLAVIEDLSVEEQMFLYEKTRELKQRWYNGEDVSDFRIKKRNVGIYIVFVEPSTRTKESFINAAKFHSGPNVKVNVFDSEHSSFNKQESYTDTFSMLTGYSDYSIFVVRTRLEGVCRLLERRISEFASRNGIEVPSFINAGDGKHEHPTQELLDEYTFLEQNGFDNSFIHVALVGDLLHGRTVHSKVNGLKIFKNVKVDLVAPEELMMPEHYVEKMKKNGFEVRIFSSIREYLSQKDVAKIWYFTRLQLERMGEDILEKVHILREAVTFKKEYLDALPEGVKFYHPLPRHKVYPTIPNFLDTLPLNGWETQARNGYWVRIVLLSMFGGALEAPFDTSKKEEKPEEDFIIPAPITHGSKGVQKEGKRGIKPIENGTVIDHIAKGKTPEEIYSTIVKIRKILRLYDVDSADGIFRSSDGNFKGYISLPDRYLSKREIKKLSAISPNTTVNIIKNSTVVEKYRIKLPPTIYGFEELRCKNENCITNPAHGENASPSFVRDEKGQFICEYCETPHSFEEIWSI, encoded by the coding sequence ATGAAACGGGATTTTCTCGGCAGAACCCTCGCAGTCATAGAAGATCTGAGCGTGGAGGAGCAGATGTTCCTCTATGAGAAAACCAGAGAGCTCAAACAGAGATGGTACAACGGAGAGGATGTATCGGATTTCAGGATAAAGAAGAGAAACGTTGGAATATACATCGTTTTCGTTGAACCAAGCACGAGGACGAAAGAATCCTTCATAAACGCTGCAAAGTTTCACTCGGGTCCAAACGTGAAGGTGAACGTTTTCGATTCGGAACATTCCTCCTTCAACAAACAAGAAAGCTACACGGACACCTTCTCCATGCTCACAGGCTACAGCGACTACTCCATATTCGTTGTGAGAACAAGACTCGAAGGAGTCTGTAGACTCCTGGAAAGAAGAATATCAGAATTCGCAAGCAGGAACGGTATAGAAGTACCCTCTTTTATAAACGCGGGCGACGGAAAGCACGAGCATCCAACACAGGAACTTCTGGATGAATACACCTTTCTCGAGCAGAATGGTTTTGACAACTCGTTCATACATGTGGCACTCGTTGGTGACCTGCTTCACGGCCGAACGGTTCATTCCAAAGTGAACGGCTTGAAGATATTCAAAAATGTGAAGGTGGATCTTGTGGCACCGGAAGAGCTCATGATGCCAGAGCATTACGTAGAAAAGATGAAAAAGAACGGTTTCGAGGTCAGGATTTTCTCTTCGATCAGAGAGTATCTCAGCCAGAAAGATGTGGCAAAGATCTGGTACTTCACACGGCTTCAACTCGAAAGAATGGGAGAAGACATTCTCGAGAAGGTTCATATTCTGAGAGAAGCAGTCACTTTCAAAAAAGAGTATCTGGACGCACTGCCGGAAGGAGTGAAGTTCTACCATCCGCTTCCAAGGCACAAGGTTTATCCGACGATACCGAACTTCCTGGACACACTCCCTCTGAACGGATGGGAAACACAGGCGAGGAACGGTTACTGGGTGAGGATCGTGCTTCTTTCCATGTTCGGTGGAGCGCTGGAAGCACCTTTCGATACCTCGAAGAAAGAAGAAAAGCCAGAAGAAGACTTCATAATCCCTGCTCCCATCACACACGGATCAAAGGGGGTTCAAAAGGAAGGAAAAAGAGGTATAAAACCCATTGAAAACGGAACGGTGATAGACCACATAGCCAAAGGAAAGACACCGGAGGAAATTTACTCAACAATTGTGAAAATAAGGAAAATTCTGAGACTCTACGATGTGGACAGTGCGGATGGTATTTTCCGGTCGAGTGATGGAAACTTCAAGGGCTACATCAGCCTGCCGGATCGTTATCTCTCCAAGAGAGAAATAAAAAAACTCTCGGCGATTTCTCCAAACACCACAGTCAACATCATAAAAAACAGCACGGTTGTTGAAAAATACAGAATAAAGCTTCCACCAACGATCTATGGATTTGAGGAACTCCGATGCAAAAACGAGAACTGCATCACCAATCCCGCACACGGCGAAAATGCTTCACCTTCCTTTGTGAGAGACGAAAAAGGACAGTTTATATGCGAGTACTGTGAAACACCGCATTCTTTCGAAGAAATCTGGAGTATTTGA